In the genome of Pediococcus claussenii ATCC BAA-344, one region contains:
- a CDS encoding sugar-binding transcriptional regulator, whose amino-acid sequence MSNQLELLESIVPEMVDGFLRRYDILRAIAPLEPVGRRVLADRVHLSERVLRTETDTLRSQGLIISSQTGMSLTEDGRKVEEGLEGLANQLWGLKSREDQLASKLGIEQCIIVRGNSDRQWGVTQQLGFSLNEALAKCCRKGNNTIVVMGGSTMAAVAAGLTTALSRGRGLLFVPGRGGMGESVRRQANSVAATMASQTGGQSRSLYIPEQLSEDTYHPLLNEPSVKAVMDLIARAQVAIHGIGRADDMARRREIDEKTQSLLHEAHAIGEAFGCFYDKDGKVVYRVPRLGLQLEDAKHFNHVVAIASGSDKAEAIDAYMKIAPKQTVLITDEGAANLILKK is encoded by the coding sequence ATGAGTAATCAACTAGAGCTACTTGAGTCGATTGTTCCGGAGATGGTTGACGGTTTTCTACGTCGGTATGACATTTTACGGGCGATTGCCCCTTTGGAGCCAGTTGGACGTCGTGTTTTGGCGGATCGGGTCCATTTAAGTGAACGAGTGCTACGAACCGAAACTGATACGCTGCGATCACAAGGATTAATTATTAGCTCACAAACTGGCATGTCATTGACCGAAGATGGTCGAAAAGTTGAAGAAGGACTAGAAGGTCTTGCTAATCAACTTTGGGGCCTAAAAAGTCGGGAAGACCAGTTGGCTTCTAAGCTGGGCATTGAACAATGTATAATTGTGCGAGGTAATAGTGACCGGCAGTGGGGTGTTACACAACAACTTGGATTTTCTCTGAATGAGGCGCTTGCAAAATGTTGCCGGAAGGGTAATAATACTATAGTGGTTATGGGTGGTTCAACAATGGCTGCTGTAGCCGCAGGTTTAACAACTGCTTTATCACGTGGACGTGGATTATTATTTGTCCCGGGACGTGGTGGAATGGGTGAATCAGTAAGACGACAGGCTAATTCAGTGGCTGCTACGATGGCTTCACAAACTGGTGGCCAGAGTCGTTCACTGTATATTCCAGAGCAGTTGAGTGAAGATACATATCATCCTTTGTTGAATGAGCCAAGTGTTAAAGCAGTAATGGATTTAATTGCTCGTGCGCAGGTGGCCATTCATGGTATTGGACGGGCGGATGATATGGCACGACGTCGTGAGATAGACGAAAAAACGCAAAGCTTGTTGCACGAAGCACATGCGATTGGCGAGGCTTTCGGATGTTTTTATGATAAAGATGGTAAGGTGGTTTACCGAGTGCCACGCCTTGGATTACAGCTTGAGGATGCCAAACATTTCAATCATGTAGTTGCAATTGCCAGTGGCTCAGATAAGGCTGAGGCAATTGACGCCTACATGAAGATTGCACCTAAACAAACGGTATTAATTACTGATGAGGGTGCTGCAAACTTGATTTTAAAAAAGTAG